From one Dermacentor andersoni chromosome 1, qqDerAnde1_hic_scaffold, whole genome shotgun sequence genomic stretch:
- the LOC126518486 gene encoding uncharacterized protein — protein sequence MQRIRQDDHEFFNKFFRKAPQLLDKLLSFLAEDLTRQHHIRETPGAWRTTCCSIEKQCFLTYPAYDCLLKPAMLLTADCCGVPQNPQEPELLETSVIQEIPKCPETPQTHATPKTESMLALVTLHLTVMALPVLPDRKTGTFFVKMSAALPSSLDGGTGGRLADILHVSVIRFAHTVNV from the exons atgcaacggaTACGTCAGGATGACCACGAATTTTTCAACAAGTTCTTTCGCAAGGCGCCGCAGCTCTTGGACAAGCTATTGAGCTTTTTAGCAGAGGACCTCacacggcagcaccacattcgagaaacccctggagcctggagaacgacttgctgtagcattgag aagcaatgcttccTAACGTATCCAGCCTACGACTGCCTGCTGAAGCCAGCGATGCTTCTGACTGCGGactgctgtggtgtgcctcagaatcctcaggaaccagaacttcttgaaacatcggtgattcaagagattccaaaatgtcctgagactccacagactcatgcgacgccgaagacagagtcgatgctggcCCTTGTGACTCTTCACTTGACGGTGATGGCACTTCCAGTGTTGCCAGATcggaaaactggcacattttttgttaagatgtctgcagcacttccctcctcactcgatgggggcactggtggaaggttggcggacatcctgcatgtgagcgtaataaggtttgcacatactgtcaatgtgtaa